Proteins co-encoded in one Polynucleobacter sp. MG-6-Vaara-E2 genomic window:
- the pepN gene encoding aminopeptidase N, with translation MKTDLPQSFRRLEYRPPIYTFDQVELDIALDPARTIVKSKIEVLPGKSYEPGAPLVLVGQELEFVSLRINGEAHRHFELTPETLTIHSLPNDGKDKFVLEIICICVPEKNTSLMGLYVSNGNFFTQCEAEGFRKITYFLDRPDVMARYRVTLQAREAECPVLLSNGNLLREEKLPNGWHSATWEDPFPKPSYLFALVAGKLECIEETITTSSGAQKLLQIWVEPHDLQKTRHAMDSLIASIHWDEKRFGLELDLERFMIVAVGDFNMGAMENKGLNIFNTKFVLAQPETATDADFANIESVVAHEYFHNWTGNRVTCQDWFQLSLKEGLTVFRDQEFSADQMGSESGRAVKRIEDVRLLRQLQFPEDAGPMAHPIRPDEYQEINNFYTVTVYEKGSEVVRMYQTLLGRDGFRKGMDLYFKRHDGQAVTCDDFLAAMADANGRDLTQFRNWYSQAGTPRVKVEERYDAAKNQFHLTLTQSCSPTPGQPEKKPFHIPLKMRLITTADDQTEQLLELTGPTQSWTFDNISEKPVLSLNRSFSAPINLDFEQSEADLLSLLSSDDDPFNRWEAGQKLAMQMILSNRLPDATLMSAYRNLSLDPELDPAFKELAMTLPAESYLYEQCSSVDPQQIFTARRAFRKEIAKQLQLEWAAIYQQNQTPGPFKSDAQDSGKRALKNLALSMLLEADPKIWAPMAVNQYQTADNMTDRYAALAALVIHGVKGANDCLNDFFSRFANDALVIDKWFGLQSSRPPVAGLEPTLADVKRLREHPAFKLNNPNRARSVIHAFCANNPASFHQVDGSGYAFWAESVLALDPINPQVAARLARALDRWRLFAQPYQSHMKAALERVAACSTLSPDVREVVSKALGS, from the coding sequence ATGAAAACTGATCTGCCCCAGAGCTTTCGCCGGCTCGAATACCGCCCCCCCATCTATACCTTTGACCAAGTTGAGCTGGACATTGCCTTAGATCCAGCCCGCACGATTGTTAAAAGCAAGATTGAGGTATTGCCAGGAAAGAGTTATGAGCCTGGCGCACCGCTGGTGTTGGTAGGACAAGAGCTAGAGTTTGTTAGTTTGCGAATCAACGGCGAGGCACATCGCCATTTTGAGCTCACCCCAGAGACTTTAACAATCCACTCTTTACCAAATGACGGTAAAGATAAGTTTGTACTGGAAATTATCTGCATCTGTGTACCTGAAAAAAACACAAGTCTCATGGGTTTGTATGTTTCCAACGGAAACTTTTTCACCCAGTGTGAAGCAGAAGGCTTTCGGAAGATTACCTACTTCTTAGATCGTCCGGATGTGATGGCGCGCTATCGTGTGACACTGCAAGCCCGTGAAGCAGAGTGCCCAGTGTTGTTATCGAACGGTAATTTATTAAGAGAAGAGAAGCTGCCTAATGGATGGCATAGCGCGACTTGGGAAGATCCATTTCCTAAGCCATCCTATTTATTTGCTCTGGTAGCGGGCAAGCTCGAGTGCATAGAAGAGACCATCACCACCAGTAGCGGTGCTCAGAAGCTTTTGCAGATCTGGGTTGAGCCCCATGATCTTCAAAAGACCCGTCATGCCATGGACTCCTTAATTGCCTCGATTCACTGGGATGAAAAGCGCTTTGGCCTTGAGTTGGATCTTGAGCGCTTCATGATTGTGGCTGTAGGCGACTTCAATATGGGCGCTATGGAAAACAAGGGCTTGAATATTTTCAATACCAAATTTGTTTTGGCCCAACCAGAAACTGCAACAGATGCTGACTTTGCCAATATTGAAAGCGTAGTTGCGCATGAGTACTTTCATAACTGGACTGGTAATCGTGTGACCTGCCAAGACTGGTTCCAGCTTTCTCTTAAGGAAGGCTTAACTGTTTTTAGGGATCAAGAGTTCTCTGCAGATCAAATGGGAAGTGAGTCTGGCAGGGCAGTAAAGCGCATTGAGGATGTGCGACTGTTACGTCAGTTGCAGTTTCCAGAGGATGCGGGTCCGATGGCGCATCCAATTCGTCCGGATGAGTATCAAGAAATTAATAACTTCTATACCGTCACCGTGTATGAGAAGGGCTCTGAGGTGGTGCGGATGTATCAAACCTTGCTCGGCAGAGATGGTTTCCGTAAAGGTATGGATTTGTATTTCAAGCGCCACGATGGACAAGCTGTAACTTGTGATGATTTCTTGGCGGCAATGGCTGATGCCAATGGCAGAGATCTGACCCAGTTCAGAAACTGGTATAGCCAAGCTGGCACACCAAGAGTCAAAGTAGAGGAGCGCTACGATGCTGCCAAAAATCAATTTCATCTCACCCTGACACAGAGTTGCTCACCAACCCCAGGGCAGCCTGAGAAGAAACCATTTCATATTCCATTGAAAATGCGTTTAATAACTACCGCTGATGATCAAACAGAGCAATTATTAGAGCTTACAGGGCCTACTCAGTCATGGACGTTCGACAATATCTCTGAGAAGCCAGTGCTTTCTCTTAATCGCAGCTTCTCTGCCCCGATTAATTTAGATTTCGAGCAAAGCGAGGCAGATCTTCTGAGCTTGCTTTCTAGTGATGACGATCCTTTTAATCGCTGGGAGGCGGGTCAGAAGCTAGCCATGCAAATGATTCTGAGCAACCGCTTGCCTGATGCTACGCTGATGAGTGCGTATCGTAACCTATCACTAGATCCCGAGCTCGATCCTGCGTTTAAAGAGCTAGCCATGACTTTGCCCGCTGAGTCTTATTTATATGAGCAGTGTTCGAGCGTAGATCCACAGCAAATCTTTACTGCACGCCGTGCATTCCGAAAAGAGATCGCCAAGCAACTGCAGCTGGAGTGGGCTGCAATATATCAGCAGAACCAAACTCCTGGACCCTTCAAGTCTGACGCTCAAGATTCTGGCAAGCGCGCATTGAAGAACCTCGCGCTCAGCATGTTACTCGAGGCCGACCCGAAGATTTGGGCACCAATGGCAGTCAATCAATACCAGACTGCTGACAATATGACCGATCGCTATGCTGCACTGGCGGCACTTGTCATTCATGGTGTAAAAGGTGCAAACGATTGTCTGAATGATTTCTTCAGTCGTTTTGCTAACGATGCTCTGGTAATTGATAAGTGGTTTGGATTGCAATCAAGCCGTCCCCCCGTTGCTGGTCTCGAGCCAACGCTAGCTGATGTCAAGCGATTGCGTGAACATCCGGCCTTCAAATTAAATAATCCAAACCGTGCGCGTAGTGTGATTCATGCCTTCTGCGCTAATAATCCTGCAAGCTTTCATCAGGTTGATGGCAGTGGTTATGCGTTCTGGGCGGAGAGTGTTCTTGCTCTAGATCCAATTAACCCGCAAGTAGCTGCTCGCCTAGCGAGAGCCCTAGATCGCTGGCGCTTATTTGCACAGCCTTATCAAAGTCATATGAAGGCTGCTTTAGAAAGGGTTGCCGCATGCTCAACCCTTTCTCCAGATGTACGAGAGGTAGTGAGTAAGGCTCTCGGGAGCTGA
- the cphA gene encoding cyanophycin synthetase, whose amino-acid sequence MEITRIRMLRGPNLWSRHTALEAIVTCEPAERSIDAIPQFETKIRERFPQLGSMRRGGYTEVLSLAHALEHAALGLQAQAGCPVTFSRTVQTIDEGVYQVVVEYIEEVVGRMAFDFGFALIQATLNDAPFDLAAALSELEALYEDVRLGPSTGSIVDAAVQRNIPFRRMTEGSMVQFGWGSKQKRIQAAETSDTSAIAEAIAQDKELTKNLLAAAGVSVPIGEVVTNADDAWRAAQKIGGPIVLKPKDGNQGKGVVANIQTEEEVRAGFEVTQAFGRETIVERYLPGADYRLLVVGNRLSAAARREPAQVVGDGKHTVAELVEKENQNPLRGDGHATALTKIRFDDIALAHLASNGLSPQYVPKTGERVLLRNNANLSTGGTATDVTDDVHPDVAASAVAAAQMIGLDIAGVDILCESIYKPLEQQGGGIVEVNAAPGLRMHLKPSYGKGRPVGEDIINMMFPLGEDGRIPVVAVTGTNGKTTTVRLIAHLLNETGLRVGMTGTDGVYINHRLIDTGDCSGPKSARNVLMHPDVDAAVLETARGGLLREGLGFDRCEVAVVTNIGEGDHLGLNYITSVEDLAILKRVIVQNVAPTGAAVLNAADPMVAKMGDKCSGRVIFFAQNQHHPVITAHRAKNKKVIFFDGTYIVASKGSRVMYRFPVSEIPLTQNGVLGFQIENAMAAIGAAWALGLDAEKIARGLHSFESTANAVPGRFNQFKHKGATVIADYGHNPDAMRALASAVESMQPKKSHVVISGAGDRRDEDIRDLTRILGNAFDNVILYEDACQRGREDGEVLKLLQEGLVGATKAKQVKEIRGEFKAIDTVLSEVAEGDVCLILIDQVEESLAYLKDKVQP is encoded by the coding sequence TTGGAAATTACCCGTATTCGTATGCTACGTGGCCCCAATTTATGGAGCCGTCATACTGCTTTAGAAGCGATTGTGACTTGCGAACCTGCAGAGCGCTCGATTGATGCCATTCCTCAGTTCGAAACCAAGATTCGCGAACGCTTTCCACAACTTGGCAGCATGCGTCGCGGTGGTTATACAGAAGTTTTGTCCCTTGCTCATGCACTAGAACATGCGGCACTAGGCTTGCAAGCACAAGCTGGCTGCCCTGTCACTTTTAGTCGAACCGTACAAACCATCGACGAAGGCGTCTATCAAGTAGTTGTCGAATATATTGAAGAAGTTGTTGGCCGCATGGCTTTCGACTTTGGTTTTGCTCTTATTCAAGCAACCTTAAATGATGCGCCCTTTGATTTAGCTGCCGCTCTATCTGAACTTGAAGCGCTTTATGAGGATGTGCGTCTTGGTCCAAGCACTGGCTCCATTGTGGATGCCGCCGTGCAGCGTAATATTCCCTTCCGCCGCATGACCGAGGGCAGCATGGTGCAGTTTGGCTGGGGTAGCAAACAAAAGCGTATTCAAGCAGCTGAAACTAGCGATACCAGTGCAATTGCCGAAGCGATTGCACAAGATAAAGAACTCACCAAGAATCTGCTTGCAGCGGCCGGTGTATCGGTTCCGATTGGCGAGGTTGTAACTAATGCAGATGATGCTTGGCGTGCTGCACAAAAAATTGGCGGCCCGATTGTTCTCAAACCAAAAGATGGCAATCAAGGTAAAGGTGTTGTTGCTAATATCCAAACCGAAGAAGAGGTGCGTGCTGGCTTTGAGGTCACCCAAGCTTTTGGTCGTGAAACGATTGTGGAACGTTACTTGCCTGGTGCTGACTATCGCCTCCTTGTGGTTGGCAATCGTCTGTCAGCTGCAGCCCGTCGTGAGCCTGCCCAAGTAGTTGGTGATGGCAAGCATACCGTTGCGGAACTGGTAGAAAAAGAAAATCAAAATCCATTGCGTGGTGATGGTCACGCAACTGCATTAACTAAAATTCGTTTCGACGATATTGCCCTTGCTCATTTAGCAAGTAATGGACTCTCACCACAATATGTACCTAAGACCGGTGAACGCGTTCTATTGCGCAACAATGCCAACTTGAGCACTGGCGGCACCGCTACTGATGTTACTGATGACGTTCACCCAGATGTTGCTGCAAGCGCAGTAGCAGCAGCTCAAATGATTGGTTTAGATATTGCCGGCGTCGATATTCTGTGTGAATCTATCTATAAGCCTCTGGAGCAACAAGGCGGCGGCATTGTTGAGGTGAATGCTGCTCCTGGATTACGCATGCACTTAAAGCCATCCTATGGCAAGGGTCGTCCTGTCGGTGAAGACATTATCAACATGATGTTTCCTCTAGGGGAAGATGGCCGTATTCCGGTAGTTGCCGTTACAGGCACCAACGGCAAAACCACCACCGTGCGTCTGATCGCTCACCTCCTTAATGAAACTGGTCTGCGAGTAGGCATGACCGGCACAGATGGCGTGTACATTAATCATCGTCTCATCGATACTGGTGATTGCAGTGGTCCTAAGAGCGCACGTAATGTATTAATGCACCCCGATGTCGATGCTGCCGTTCTTGAGACTGCTCGTGGAGGTTTATTGCGCGAGGGCCTGGGCTTTGATCGCTGTGAAGTTGCGGTTGTGACCAATATTGGCGAAGGTGATCATCTAGGCTTGAACTACATCACTAGCGTAGAAGATTTAGCAATCCTCAAACGCGTGATTGTCCAAAACGTTGCGCCAACTGGAGCCGCTGTTCTCAATGCCGCAGATCCGATGGTGGCTAAGATGGGGGATAAGTGCTCGGGCCGCGTGATCTTCTTCGCCCAGAACCAACATCACCCGGTCATCACGGCACACCGTGCTAAGAATAAGAAAGTGATCTTCTTTGATGGCACCTATATTGTTGCCTCCAAAGGTTCACGCGTGATGTACCGCTTTCCAGTAAGCGAAATTCCGCTGACCCAAAACGGAGTGTTAGGCTTTCAAATTGAAAATGCCATGGCAGCCATTGGCGCTGCTTGGGCTTTAGGTCTAGATGCTGAAAAGATTGCACGTGGCTTGCATAGTTTTGAGAGCACTGCAAATGCTGTGCCTGGACGCTTTAATCAATTCAAGCACAAAGGTGCCACCGTGATTGCTGACTACGGTCATAATCCTGATGCGATGCGCGCCCTTGCAAGCGCGGTGGAATCGATGCAACCCAAGAAAAGCCATGTGGTAATTAGTGGTGCTGGCGATCGTCGCGATGAAGATATTCGCGACCTCACCCGAATTCTTGGCAATGCATTTGATAATGTCATCCTCTATGAAGATGCTTGTCAGCGTGGTCGTGAAGATGGCGAAGTACTCAAGCTTTTACAAGAAGGCTTGGTAGGCGCCACCAAAGCTAAGCAAGTTAAAGAAATCCGTGGCGAGTTTAAAGCTATTGATACCGTCTTGAGTGAAGTCGCCGAAGGTGATGTCTGCTTGATCTTGATTGACCAAGTTGAAGAATCGCTAGCCTACCTGAAGGATAAGGTTCAGCCTTAG
- the ald gene encoding alanine dehydrogenase — protein MIIGVPQEVKNNEFRVGLTPGNVSGLSKQGHVVLVQRGAGAQIGLGDEAYRIAGATLIDSAAEVFQKAEMIVKVKEPQPQECAMLREDQILFTYLHLAPDPAQTKALLASGATCIAYETVTSMNGALPLLAPMSEVAGRMSIQAAASHLEKTQGGLGVLMAGVPGVSPAKIVILGAGVVGRNALQMAVGLGADICIFDRDIDRLRQIDTLYGNRVRTFYSDSLLIEQEVSEADVVIGAVLLPGGAAPKLVTREMVKKMKEGAVIVDVAIDQGGCFETSKPTTHADPTFLVDGVLHYCVANMPGAVARTSTFALTNATYPFVEALANRGVVKALSIDHHLRNGLSIHKGVLTSEPVAQAQGLDFALSEELFMA, from the coding sequence ATGATTATTGGTGTTCCACAAGAAGTCAAAAATAATGAGTTTCGGGTAGGTCTTACTCCGGGAAATGTGAGTGGCTTAAGTAAGCAAGGTCACGTGGTATTGGTTCAGCGAGGTGCGGGTGCTCAGATAGGCTTGGGTGATGAGGCTTATCGTATTGCTGGTGCTACGTTAATAGATAGCGCAGCAGAAGTGTTTCAGAAAGCCGAGATGATTGTGAAGGTTAAAGAGCCTCAGCCACAAGAATGCGCCATGCTACGCGAAGACCAGATTCTTTTTACCTATTTGCATCTTGCTCCAGATCCTGCACAAACTAAAGCCTTGTTGGCATCCGGTGCGACCTGCATAGCCTATGAGACGGTGACCTCTATGAATGGTGCGCTACCCTTGCTGGCTCCAATGAGTGAAGTGGCTGGCCGAATGTCGATTCAGGCTGCTGCCTCTCATTTAGAAAAGACGCAAGGGGGTTTAGGAGTATTGATGGCGGGTGTGCCTGGAGTATCGCCGGCAAAGATTGTGATTCTGGGTGCTGGAGTAGTTGGTCGAAATGCATTACAGATGGCAGTAGGTTTAGGCGCAGACATTTGCATCTTTGACCGAGATATAGATCGCCTTAGGCAGATTGATACGCTCTATGGCAATCGTGTGCGTACTTTTTATTCCGATAGTTTATTAATTGAACAAGAGGTCAGCGAGGCTGATGTGGTGATTGGGGCAGTATTATTACCAGGTGGCGCAGCGCCAAAATTAGTGACGCGCGAGATGGTCAAGAAAATGAAAGAGGGTGCCGTGATTGTTGACGTCGCCATTGATCAGGGGGGTTGCTTTGAAACATCTAAACCAACGACCCATGCAGACCCAACTTTTCTAGTGGATGGTGTGCTGCATTACTGCGTAGCCAATATGCCAGGTGCCGTAGCAAGAACCTCCACCTTTGCGCTAACCAATGCGACTTATCCATTTGTAGAGGCATTGGCTAACCGTGGAGTAGTGAAAGCTCTATCGATTGATCATCATCTGCGTAATGGCTTGAGTATTCATAAAGGTGTACTGACTTCCGAGCCGGTAGCTCAGGCACAGGGATTGGATTTTGCGCTCTCAGAGGAGCTTTTTATGGCCTAG
- a CDS encoding TMEM165/GDT1 family protein, translating to MDFTALTLSAGVVTLAEMGDKTQLLSLMLAARYPKQALAIIAGIFIATIANHACAALLGHWLMTLVSPDVMRWILGASFLGIGLWLLVPDHIDDAAGSQVTDRAFQVFALTVVLFFLAEMGDKTQIATIALGARYEDVVSVTIGTTLGMMLANAPAVWIGQKFTQRMPIKWVHAVAAVTFIAIGIATLIWS from the coding sequence ATGGACTTTACAGCCTTAACCCTCTCTGCTGGTGTTGTTACATTGGCGGAGATGGGTGACAAAACCCAATTACTTTCTTTGATGCTCGCTGCTCGCTATCCCAAGCAAGCGCTAGCCATCATCGCTGGTATTTTTATTGCCACCATTGCAAACCATGCTTGTGCGGCATTACTTGGACATTGGTTAATGACTTTGGTTTCGCCCGATGTGATGCGATGGATCTTAGGCGCTAGCTTTCTGGGTATTGGCTTATGGCTTTTGGTGCCAGATCATATTGATGATGCGGCAGGCTCTCAGGTGACTGATCGAGCTTTTCAGGTATTTGCCTTAACAGTGGTGTTGTTCTTTTTGGCGGAGATGGGTGATAAAACCCAAATTGCAACAATTGCTTTGGGTGCTCGCTATGAAGATGTAGTTTCAGTTACGATAGGCACCACCTTGGGGATGATGCTAGCTAATGCTCCAGCCGTGTGGATTGGTCAAAAATTTACCCAGCGTATGCCAATCAAGTGGGTGCATGCGGTTGCCGCTGTGACCTTTATCGCTATTGGCATAGCTACCCTGATCTGGAGTTAA
- a CDS encoding class 1 fructose-bisphosphatase, with the protein MSSSTHINFKHYLETAKPNGIAIPAGLQELLAAVVNTCSTLSHEVAQGALIGLLGSAGTGNVQGEVQQKLDIIANDLLIDGVKSCKSLAGLASEEMELPVPVQGTGDYLLLFDPLDGSSNIDVNVSIGTIFSILKKQDSQAPIQTSDFLLSGRHQVAAGYVVYGPQTTMALTLGDGVVMFTLNKVTGEFLLIKDAVTISHSTKEFAINMSNMRHWADPVRRYVEECLAGVGGAREKDFNMRWIASMVADVHRVLSRGGVFMYPWDQREPHKPGKLRLMYEANPMSFLVEQAGGASTNGKEIIMDLQPTDLHERVSVMLGSKEEIDRLQHYHS; encoded by the coding sequence TTGTCTTCTAGTACCCATATTAATTTCAAGCATTATTTAGAAACCGCCAAACCAAATGGCATAGCAATACCTGCTGGACTTCAAGAATTACTGGCTGCTGTGGTTAATACCTGCTCCACCTTAAGTCACGAAGTAGCCCAGGGCGCCTTGATAGGTTTATTGGGCTCCGCTGGAACGGGTAACGTGCAGGGTGAAGTACAGCAAAAACTTGACATCATTGCTAATGATTTATTAATTGATGGCGTGAAAAGTTGTAAGTCACTTGCAGGTTTGGCTTCTGAAGAAATGGAATTGCCAGTGCCCGTGCAAGGTACTGGAGATTATCTTTTATTATTTGATCCATTGGATGGTTCATCCAATATTGATGTGAACGTATCTATTGGCACGATTTTCTCCATCCTGAAAAAGCAAGACTCACAAGCGCCAATACAGACTTCTGATTTCTTATTGTCAGGTCGTCATCAAGTTGCAGCTGGTTACGTGGTCTACGGCCCTCAAACAACGATGGCTTTGACGCTGGGTGATGGTGTAGTGATGTTTACCTTGAATAAGGTGACTGGCGAGTTCTTATTAATTAAAGATGCAGTCACGATTTCGCATTCCACCAAAGAGTTTGCTATCAATATGTCGAATATGCGTCACTGGGCCGATCCAGTGCGTCGCTATGTTGAAGAGTGCTTGGCTGGTGTAGGTGGGGCCCGTGAAAAAGATTTCAATATGCGCTGGATTGCCTCCATGGTGGCTGATGTGCATCGCGTTCTTTCTCGTGGTGGCGTCTTTATGTATCCATGGGATCAACGAGAGCCCCATAAGCCCGGTAAATTGCGTTTGATGTATGAAGCAAACCCAATGAGCTTCTTGGTTGAGCAGGCGGGCGGCGCGTCTACCAATGGTAAAGAGATCATCATGGATTTGCAGCCTACGGATTTGCATGAACGCGTATCGGTCATGCTAGGTTCTAAAGAAGAAATTGATCGTCTGCAGCATTACCACTCTTAA
- the cphA gene encoding cyanophycin synthetase, with product MPQLLDKSIEILSVKHLRGPNMWTYHPVIEVWIDIGDLEDYPSNLIPGFYDRLVKALPSLVEHRCSYGETGGFLKRVEEGTWPAHIMEHLTLELQNLAGIPGGFGKARDGDRRSVYKVMVSAINEEVTLTALKYARDLYLALAQDQADCVALVQDIIEKLRDLGDDLLLGPSTACIVNAAEERGIPSIRLSEGNLVQLGYGAKQRRIWTAETDQTSAIAETISRDKDLTKSLLRSAGVPTPEGRTVTSPDDAWEAAQDIGLPVVVKPIDGNHGRGVFINLYTQQEIEAAYAVAIDEGSEVLVERHIVGDEHRLLVVGNKVVAAAKGETVWVTGDGKHTVQELIQIQINSDPRRGTAEEHPLNPVRIDSAVELELARQQLTGSSIPAVDHKVLIQSNGNVAFDVTDLVHPDVASQVALAARVVGLEIAGVDLVAQDISRPLAEQNAAIVEVNAGPGLLMHLKPASGKPQPVGKEIANHLFPPGTDFRIPLVGICGESGKTPVAEMVAHFLRLTNVYVGLSCSKGLFFGNRAIPNTNVSNWENARRTLLNRAVEAAVIENNHLSMLIEGLAYDRCQVGVVLNVNPKANFPQYAIYDEDQVFSIVRTQIDVVLPTGVGVLNADDPMCVQMAELCDGEVIFFSENSDSEVVKIYLQNGGRAVLVGKQQITLKSGKLDQKSIPVPRHSEANSASPWKTMNLGAAIAAAWALDIPFNVIEAGAETFVPDATTIIGA from the coding sequence ATGCCCCAATTACTAGATAAATCCATCGAGATCCTGAGTGTTAAGCATCTCCGTGGCCCCAATATGTGGACTTACCATCCCGTTATTGAGGTTTGGATTGATATTGGGGATTTAGAGGACTATCCCTCTAATCTCATTCCTGGCTTTTATGACCGCCTGGTCAAAGCCCTTCCTAGTCTTGTCGAGCATCGCTGTAGCTATGGAGAAACGGGTGGCTTTCTAAAGCGTGTTGAAGAAGGCACTTGGCCAGCGCACATCATGGAGCACCTCACACTTGAGCTGCAAAATCTTGCAGGCATTCCCGGTGGTTTTGGTAAAGCGCGTGATGGTGATCGTCGCAGCGTTTACAAAGTGATGGTCAGCGCCATCAATGAAGAAGTTACTCTTACCGCATTAAAGTACGCTCGCGATCTTTATCTCGCCCTTGCGCAAGACCAAGCGGACTGCGTTGCCTTAGTTCAAGACATTATTGAAAAGCTACGCGATCTTGGCGATGATTTATTGCTAGGCCCTAGTACAGCTTGCATCGTTAACGCAGCAGAAGAGCGCGGCATTCCTTCCATTCGTTTATCTGAAGGTAATTTAGTTCAGCTCGGCTATGGCGCAAAGCAGCGTCGCATCTGGACTGCTGAGACAGACCAGACCAGCGCAATTGCGGAAACCATCTCCAGAGACAAAGACCTCACCAAAAGTCTATTGCGTAGTGCAGGCGTTCCCACACCAGAAGGTAGAACGGTTACCAGTCCAGATGATGCGTGGGAAGCAGCCCAAGATATTGGCTTGCCAGTGGTTGTGAAGCCAATCGATGGCAATCATGGTCGTGGCGTATTTATTAATCTATATACCCAGCAAGAAATTGAAGCTGCTTATGCAGTAGCAATTGATGAAGGTAGTGAAGTATTGGTTGAACGTCATATTGTTGGCGATGAACACCGTTTGCTAGTAGTAGGCAATAAAGTGGTTGCGGCTGCTAAAGGTGAAACTGTATGGGTCACTGGCGACGGTAAACATACAGTCCAAGAATTGATTCAGATTCAGATTAACTCTGATCCGCGTCGCGGCACTGCTGAGGAGCATCCTCTCAATCCTGTGCGCATTGATTCTGCAGTAGAGCTTGAGCTTGCGCGTCAACAGCTGACTGGCTCTAGCATCCCTGCGGTGGACCATAAAGTATTAATTCAGAGTAATGGCAACGTAGCATTTGATGTGACCGACTTAGTGCATCCCGATGTTGCTAGCCAAGTCGCCTTAGCGGCACGTGTTGTTGGCTTAGAAATTGCGGGTGTTGATCTAGTCGCACAAGATATTAGCCGTCCTCTTGCAGAGCAAAATGCTGCAATCGTTGAGGTCAATGCTGGCCCAGGCCTATTAATGCACCTCAAGCCTGCTAGCGGCAAACCACAGCCGGTTGGTAAAGAGATTGCGAACCACCTCTTTCCGCCTGGAACGGACTTCCGTATTCCACTAGTAGGTATTTGTGGCGAAAGCGGCAAGACACCAGTTGCTGAAATGGTTGCTCACTTTCTGCGCCTTACCAACGTCTATGTTGGCCTGTCTTGCAGCAAAGGTTTATTTTTTGGTAATCGCGCTATTCCGAACACCAATGTATCGAATTGGGAAAATGCCCGTCGCACTTTACTCAACCGCGCTGTAGAAGCGGCTGTGATTGAGAACAATCACCTATCTATGCTCATTGAAGGCCTAGCCTACGATCGTTGCCAAGTTGGTGTCGTGCTCAACGTGAATCCCAAAGCAAACTTCCCGCAGTACGCAATCTACGATGAAGACCAAGTCTTCAGCATTGTGCGCACACAAATTGATGTTGTTCTTCCAACCGGTGTTGGTGTTCTGAACGCAGATGATCCCATGTGCGTACAAATGGCTGAGCTCTGTGATGGCGAAGTCATTTTCTTTAGTGAGAACTCAGATTCAGAAGTCGTTAAGATATATCTACAAAATGGTGGCCGCGCAGTGCTAGTTGGCAAACAACAAATCACCCTGAAATCAGGCAAGCTAGATCAAAAATCGATTCCAGTGCCACGCCACTCTGAAGCCAACAGTGCAAGCCCATGGAAGACAATGAATCTTGGCGCCGCCATTGCTGCTGCTTGGGCTTTAGATATTCCGTTTAATGTGATTGAGGCTGGTGCAGAAACTTTCGTACCAGACGCTACAACTATCATAGGGGCTTAA